The following proteins are co-located in the Apium graveolens cultivar Ventura chromosome 5, ASM990537v1, whole genome shotgun sequence genome:
- the LOC141660369 gene encoding pistil-specific extensin-like protein, which yields MARMIQLAFLATLLVSAPFPFISAASKQILNESSVVNVIVEGMVYCQSCNKFGSWSLTGSQPISGAQVSVICESYKNRVSYHKTFQTDTQGYFYAELDGYKMNHMFLDHPLQSCFVKLVSSPTESCNILTNVNYGINGATLGFQNKRLLSENKHETLIYAAAPLAFRPPQCT from the coding sequence ATGGCAAGAATGATCCAACTAGCCTTTCTTGCCACACTCCTGGTCTCCGCCCCCTTCCCATTCATATCAGCAGCTTCTAAACAAATCCTAAACGAATCATCAGTGGTCAACGTAATTGTGGAGGGAATGGTGTACTGCCAGAGCTGTAACAAGTTCGGATCATGGTCTCTTACTGGAAGCCAGCCTATTTCTGGAGCACAAGTTAGTGTAATCTGCGAAAGCTACAAGAACCGTGTCAGTTATCATAAGACATTTCAAACAGATACACAAGGCTATTTCTATGCTGAGCTAGATGGATATAAGATGAATCACATGTTCTTGGATCATCCTCTTCAGTCCTGCTTTGTAAAACTTGTTTCATCACCTACTGAAAGCTGCAACATCCTCACAAATGTTAATTATGGAATCAATGGCGCCACCCTTGGTTTCCAAAATAAGAGGCTGCTTTCTGAGAATAAGCATGAAACTCTGATTTATGCTGCCGCTCCACTGGCTTTCCGCCCGCCTCAATGCACCTAA